Proteins from one uncultured Anaeromusa sp. genomic window:
- the nifJ gene encoding pyruvate:ferredoxin (flavodoxin) oxidoreductase has protein sequence MKKMKTMDGNTAAAYVSYAFTEVAAIFPITPSSPMAEHVDEWAAQGKKNLFGQPVRVVEMQSEAGAAGAVHGSLQAGALTTTYTASQGLLLMIPNMYKIAGELLPTVFHVSARALAANSLNIFGDHQDVMAARQTGFAMLASNSVQQSMDMALVAHLTALKGRIPFVHFFDGFRTSHEIQKIELIDYEDMAKVTDFEAVDAFRRNALNPDHPVIRGTAQNPDIYFQEREVSNSFYEAIPEMVEAYMQEVYKITGREYHLFDYYGDPEADRLIIAMGSGCEAIEETIDYLRSKGEKVGLLSIHLYRPFSISHFFKYIPKTVKKIAVLDRTKEPGSQAEPLFQDVKTAFYNVKDWQPVIVGGRYGLGSKEFTPAHVVSVFDNLKAAQPKDGFTVGIVDDVTNLSLPLPTEDLDTTPAGTKACKFWGLGSDGTVGANKSAIKIIGDHTDMYAQGYFAYDSKKSGGVTMSHLRFGKSAIKSPYLINKADFIACHNQAYVYKYNVLDGLKPGGSFLLNCIWNEAELETHLPAAMKRFIAKNNISFYTLDAVKIGNQIGLGSRINMIMQSAFFKIADIIPVEDAIKYLKDAVEKSYGKKGQNVVDMNNAAIDQGVNAIVKINVPASWADAPNDLACAEGVKPEFVEKVVDPMNRLEGDSLPVSTFVGVEDGTFPVGTSAYEKRGIAVNVPEWQVDKCIQCNQCAYVCPHAVIRPVLLNDEEVKNAPEGIQTKPAVGAKELHFHLAISPLDCTGCGNCAQVCPAKEKALIMKPLESQLSNCNERWNYATKEVSVKANPVNKLTVKGSQFEQPLLEFSGACAGCGETPYVKLVTQLFGNRMMVANATGCTSIWGASAPSMPYCTDREGHGPAWANSLFEDNAEFGLGMLFGTNAVRAKLADDVAEALKLDLDAELKAAMTDWLEKADSSEGTRERAARLVAALKGNEGKAPVLAEIAKNSDFFTKRSQWVFGGDGWAYDIGYGGLDHVLASGENINVLVLDTEVYSNTGGQSSKSTPAAAIAQFAASGKKTKKKDLGMMAMSYGYVYVAQIGMGADKNQTLKAIAEAEAYPGPSLIIAYAPCINHGLKQGMGCSQEETKKAVECGYWSLYRFNPELAEQGKNPFTLDSKEPTGDFQAFLKGEVRYASLQKQNPDNAQALFAKTEKDAADRRATYKRLADA, from the coding sequence ATGAAGAAAATGAAAACAATGGATGGCAACACTGCAGCGGCGTACGTATCGTATGCTTTTACCGAAGTAGCTGCGATTTTCCCAATCACTCCTTCTTCGCCGATGGCGGAGCATGTGGATGAATGGGCTGCTCAAGGGAAGAAAAATCTTTTCGGTCAGCCTGTTCGCGTGGTAGAAATGCAGTCCGAAGCCGGCGCTGCCGGTGCGGTGCATGGCTCTTTGCAAGCTGGCGCTTTGACGACCACTTATACGGCGTCGCAGGGCCTGTTGCTGATGATTCCTAATATGTATAAAATTGCCGGCGAATTGCTGCCGACCGTTTTCCATGTCAGCGCACGTGCGTTGGCTGCCAACTCTTTGAATATTTTCGGCGATCATCAGGACGTGATGGCTGCTCGTCAGACCGGTTTTGCCATGCTGGCTTCCAACAGCGTGCAGCAATCCATGGACATGGCCTTGGTAGCTCACTTAACCGCTCTGAAAGGCCGCATTCCTTTTGTGCATTTCTTTGACGGCTTCCGTACTTCCCATGAAATTCAGAAGATTGAGCTCATCGACTATGAAGATATGGCGAAGGTAACCGACTTTGAAGCTGTTGATGCATTCCGCCGCAACGCTTTGAATCCGGATCATCCGGTAATTCGCGGTACCGCACAGAATCCGGACATCTACTTCCAGGAACGTGAAGTTTCTAATAGCTTCTATGAGGCTATTCCTGAAATGGTAGAAGCTTACATGCAGGAAGTGTATAAAATTACTGGCCGTGAGTATCATTTGTTTGATTACTACGGCGATCCTGAAGCAGATCGTTTGATCATTGCTATGGGTTCCGGCTGTGAAGCGATTGAAGAAACAATCGATTATTTGCGCAGCAAAGGTGAAAAAGTGGGTCTGCTGTCGATTCATCTGTATCGTCCTTTCTCCATTTCTCACTTCTTCAAATATATTCCTAAGACGGTTAAGAAAATTGCCGTACTGGATCGTACCAAAGAGCCTGGCTCTCAGGCTGAACCTTTATTCCAGGACGTTAAAACGGCGTTCTACAATGTCAAAGATTGGCAGCCTGTTATCGTCGGCGGCCGTTATGGCTTGGGTTCCAAAGAATTCACGCCAGCTCATGTGGTTTCGGTCTTCGATAACCTCAAAGCTGCACAGCCGAAAGACGGCTTCACCGTCGGTATTGTCGACGATGTGACCAATTTGAGCCTGCCGTTGCCGACAGAGGATCTCGATACTACTCCTGCCGGCACGAAAGCCTGTAAGTTCTGGGGCTTGGGTTCCGACGGCACCGTCGGCGCCAACAAGAGCGCCATTAAAATTATCGGCGACCATACGGACATGTATGCGCAAGGCTACTTCGCCTATGACTCCAAGAAGTCCGGCGGCGTTACCATGAGTCACTTGCGTTTTGGCAAATCTGCCATTAAATCGCCTTATCTCATCAACAAAGCTGACTTCATCGCCTGCCACAACCAGGCCTATGTCTACAAGTACAATGTTCTTGACGGCTTGAAGCCAGGCGGCAGCTTCCTCTTGAACTGCATCTGGAACGAAGCAGAGCTGGAAACGCATCTGCCGGCGGCCATGAAACGCTTCATTGCCAAAAACAATATTTCCTTCTACACTCTGGACGCTGTGAAGATTGGTAATCAAATCGGTCTGGGCAGCCGCATTAACATGATCATGCAATCGGCGTTCTTTAAAATTGCCGACATCATTCCTGTGGAAGACGCCATTAAGTATCTGAAAGATGCTGTGGAAAAATCCTATGGCAAAAAAGGTCAGAACGTTGTTGACATGAATAATGCAGCCATCGACCAAGGCGTTAACGCTATTGTCAAAATCAACGTTCCCGCTTCTTGGGCGGATGCGCCGAACGATCTGGCTTGCGCCGAAGGCGTCAAACCGGAATTTGTTGAAAAAGTAGTTGACCCCATGAATCGTCTGGAAGGCGACAGCCTCCCTGTGAGCACTTTCGTAGGCGTAGAAGACGGTACCTTCCCGGTAGGCACTTCTGCTTATGAAAAACGCGGCATTGCCGTGAACGTGCCGGAATGGCAAGTTGACAAGTGTATCCAATGTAACCAGTGCGCTTATGTTTGTCCTCATGCAGTTATCCGTCCGGTACTGCTGAACGACGAAGAAGTTAAAAATGCTCCGGAAGGTATCCAAACCAAGCCGGCTGTAGGCGCTAAAGAACTTCATTTCCATCTGGCTATTTCTCCGCTGGATTGCACCGGCTGCGGCAACTGCGCCCAGGTGTGCCCTGCAAAAGAAAAAGCATTGATCATGAAACCTTTGGAAAGCCAGCTTTCCAATTGCAACGAGCGTTGGAACTATGCAACGAAAGAAGTGTCTGTGAAAGCTAACCCTGTGAACAAGCTGACGGTTAAAGGCAGCCAGTTCGAACAGCCGCTGCTCGAGTTCTCCGGCGCCTGCGCAGGCTGCGGCGAGACTCCTTACGTCAAATTGGTAACGCAGCTCTTCGGCAATCGCATGATGGTAGCCAATGCTACGGGTTGTACTTCCATCTGGGGCGCCAGCGCTCCGTCCATGCCGTACTGCACCGACCGCGAAGGTCATGGTCCGGCTTGGGCTAACTCCCTCTTCGAAGACAATGCTGAGTTTGGTTTAGGCATGCTCTTTGGTACTAATGCAGTTCGGGCTAAACTGGCTGACGATGTAGCAGAAGCTCTTAAATTGGATCTTGATGCGGAACTGAAAGCCGCTATGACCGATTGGCTGGAGAAAGCCGATAGCAGCGAAGGCACTCGTGAGCGTGCTGCTCGTCTGGTTGCCGCTTTGAAAGGCAACGAAGGCAAAGCACCTGTGCTGGCGGAAATCGCTAAAAACAGCGACTTCTTCACCAAGCGTTCCCAGTGGGTATTCGGCGGCGACGGCTGGGCTTATGATATCGGCTACGGCGGTCTTGACCATGTATTGGCTTCCGGCGAAAACATCAACGTGCTGGTTCTGGATACCGAAGTGTACTCCAATACTGGCGGTCAGTCCTCCAAATCGACCCCGGCAGCGGCTATCGCTCAGTTTGCCGCTAGCGGTAAGAAAACCAAGAAAAAAGATCTCGGCATGATGGCCATGTCCTATGGCTATGTATATGTGGCGCAGATTGGCATGGGCGCGGACAAAAACCAAACCCTCAAAGCCATTGCTGAAGCTGAAGCATATCCGGGTCCGTCCCTGATTATCGCTTATGCTCCATGTATTAACCACGGCCTGAAACAAGGCATGGGCTGCAGCCAGGAAGAAACTAAAAAAGCTGTGGAATGCGGCTACTGGTCCTTGTATCGCTTCAATCCGGAGCTTGCTGAGCAAGGCAAGAATCCTTTCACCTTGGATTCTAAAGAGCCTACTGGCGACTTCCAAGCCTTCCTTAAAGGCGAAGTCCGTTATGCTTCTCTTCAGAAGCAAAACCCGGATAATGCGCAAGCATTGTTCGCCAAAACAGAAAAAGATGCAGCTGATCGTCGCGCTACCTACAAGCGCCTCGCAGACGCATAA
- a CDS encoding HAD family hydrolase translates to MIKVVCFDLDGTLLPMDQGRFIKGYIEALAAKVASVTPAQPFINALLEATAAMVMQPEAGRKNEERFWRQFYRRLPLPENVLKPLIDEFYRQDFDRLQKETCTAAAAAQAVKAVKEAGRTAVLATNPLFPRLAVEKRVAWAGIAIEEFSHITTYESEYYCKPDVRYYQDVLARQNVLPEECLMVGNDVEEDLVAGTIGVQTVLVTDCLINAKGLPEKADHKVELQQLPALLQDLLR, encoded by the coding sequence TTGATAAAAGTAGTTTGTTTTGATTTGGACGGAACGTTGCTGCCCATGGATCAGGGACGTTTTATTAAGGGATATATAGAAGCCTTGGCGGCTAAGGTGGCTTCCGTTACGCCGGCGCAGCCCTTTATTAACGCGCTTTTGGAGGCGACGGCGGCGATGGTAATGCAGCCGGAGGCGGGACGGAAAAACGAAGAGCGCTTTTGGCGGCAGTTTTATCGGCGGCTGCCGCTGCCAGAGAATGTGTTAAAACCTTTGATCGACGAATTTTATCGGCAAGATTTCGATAGGCTGCAAAAAGAGACCTGTACTGCTGCAGCAGCGGCACAGGCGGTCAAAGCGGTAAAAGAAGCTGGCCGGACGGCCGTCCTGGCGACCAATCCGCTTTTTCCGCGTTTGGCCGTGGAAAAGCGTGTGGCTTGGGCTGGCATAGCGATCGAGGAATTTTCGCATATCACTACCTATGAAAGCGAATATTATTGCAAGCCAGATGTGCGGTATTATCAAGATGTGCTGGCTCGACAGAATGTCTTGCCTGAAGAGTGCCTGATGGTGGGCAATGACGTGGAAGAGGATTTGGTTGCCGGCACGATTGGGGTGCAGACGGTTTTAGTAACGGATTGCCTGATTAATGCCAAAGGCTTGCCGGAGAAGGCTGATCACAAGGTGGAGCTGCAGCAGCTGCCAGCCTTGTTGCAGGATTTGCTGCGCTAA
- a CDS encoding LL-diaminopimelate aminotransferase has protein sequence MAFLNENYLKLPGSYLFAEIARRVNHFKEENPEADIIRLGIGDVTRPLPQASIEAMHKAVDEMASSDTFRGYGPEQGYAFLVEKIIAHDYASRGIQLGTDEVFVSDGSKSDVANIQEIFSSDCTVAITDPVYPVYLDTNVMAGRTGTLQEDGRFANVTYLPCNAENNFIPSFPKERVDMIYLCCPNNPTGTTLSKSELKKWVDYAKANKSIILFDSAYESYIREADIPHSIYEIEGAKEVAIEFRSFSKTAGFTGTRCAYTVVPKELMAYTKSGEAHSLNPLWNRRHTTKFNGVPYIIQRGAEAIFSEAGQAQVQETIDYYMENARIIREGLQKMGLSVFGGVNAPYIWLKTPAGIDSWGFFDKLLNEANIVGTPGAGFGPSGEGYFRLTSFGTRENTIRAIERIQTRLKV, from the coding sequence ATGGCTTTTTTAAACGAAAACTACTTAAAATTACCAGGAAGCTATTTATTTGCGGAGATCGCCCGTCGCGTGAATCACTTCAAAGAAGAAAACCCCGAAGCGGATATTATCCGTTTAGGCATAGGAGACGTAACTCGTCCTTTGCCGCAAGCTTCTATTGAGGCTATGCACAAAGCGGTTGACGAAATGGCCTCAAGCGATACCTTCCGCGGTTATGGCCCGGAACAAGGCTATGCTTTCTTAGTGGAAAAAATTATCGCTCACGACTACGCTAGCCGCGGCATTCAACTCGGAACGGATGAGGTCTTCGTCAGTGACGGTTCCAAGAGCGACGTCGCCAACATTCAAGAAATCTTTTCCAGTGACTGCACGGTAGCCATTACTGACCCGGTTTATCCAGTGTACCTGGATACCAATGTCATGGCGGGCCGCACAGGAACCCTGCAGGAAGACGGTCGCTTTGCCAATGTCACCTACTTGCCTTGCAATGCAGAGAACAACTTCATTCCTTCTTTCCCAAAAGAACGAGTGGATATGATTTATCTTTGCTGCCCCAATAACCCTACAGGCACCACCCTTTCCAAAAGCGAACTAAAAAAATGGGTGGATTACGCCAAAGCCAATAAATCCATTATTCTCTTTGATTCCGCCTATGAATCTTACATTCGCGAGGCGGATATTCCTCATAGCATCTATGAAATTGAGGGCGCCAAAGAAGTGGCTATCGAATTCCGCTCCTTCTCAAAAACAGCTGGCTTTACCGGCACTCGCTGCGCCTACACGGTTGTGCCTAAAGAACTGATGGCTTATACCAAAAGCGGCGAAGCCCACTCCTTGAATCCGCTCTGGAACCGTCGTCACACTACTAAATTCAACGGCGTTCCTTATATTATTCAGCGCGGCGCAGAAGCCATCTTCTCTGAAGCAGGCCAAGCCCAAGTGCAAGAAACCATTGACTACTACATGGAAAATGCCCGGATTATTCGCGAAGGCCTGCAAAAAATGGGGCTCTCCGTCTTCGGCGGCGTCAACGCTCCTTATATTTGGCTAAAAACGCCGGCTGGCATTGATTCTTGGGGCTTTTTCGATAAGCTACTGAATGAAGCTAATATTGTCGGCACCCCTGGCGCAGGCTTCGGCCCCTCCGGCGAAGGGTATTTCCGGTTGACTTCTTTCGGCACGAGAGAAAACACCATTCGCGCCATTGAACGCATCCAAACTCGCTTAAAAGTCTAA
- a CDS encoding ferritin produces the protein MISAKLQNAINKQIQVEMNSANIYLAMSLYSETQSLGGFASWLRIQYQEEMEHAFKFMNYLLERGGTPELSQVDAPAAAFGTPLQMFEEVLKHEQYVTKCINGLYDLAVKEKDVAAQIFLQWYITEQVEEEASATAVVDKLRMIGDKSVGAIFYVDKEMGKRARG, from the coding sequence ATGATTTCGGCAAAATTACAAAACGCGATTAATAAGCAGATTCAGGTGGAAATGAATTCCGCTAATATTTATCTGGCGATGTCGTTATATAGCGAAACGCAAAGCTTAGGCGGTTTTGCCTCCTGGCTGCGCATTCAATATCAAGAAGAAATGGAACATGCGTTTAAGTTTATGAACTATCTTTTGGAAAGAGGCGGCACGCCGGAGCTTTCCCAAGTTGACGCACCGGCAGCAGCTTTTGGAACGCCGTTGCAGATGTTTGAAGAAGTGCTCAAACATGAGCAGTATGTAACAAAATGCATTAACGGCTTATATGATCTTGCAGTTAAAGAAAAAGACGTAGCGGCGCAGATCTTCCTGCAGTGGTACATCACAGAGCAAGTGGAAGAAGAAGCGAGCGCTACAGCGGTAGTCGACAAGCTCCGTATGATTGGCGACAAGAGCGTAGGCGCCATCTTCTATGTGGATAAAGAAATGGGCAAGCGCGCTCGCGGATAA
- a CDS encoding FAD-dependent oxidoreductase produces the protein MQRIVVIGGVAAGLKAAAKVRRLDAEAQITVLERGELVSYGACGLPYFIGGEVEQVRQLMSSPSGTLRTPEFFKKAKNLDVLTRMEAVAIEREAKIVHALNLETGAKQQFAYDKLVLATGASPLKPAWPGVEKENIFHVWRPQDAAAIRRGLETQKYEKAVVIGAGLIGLEIAEALRMWDVDVTVVEMKNQLFPALLDEDMAQELELSLAAKGLQFLKEEAVEAFGGDAQVREVKTDKRTLTVDLVILALGARPNVELARQAGLEIGTSGAIAVNEYLQTSDKAIFAGGDCAENTHRVSGEKVFLPMGSTANKHGRVIGENLCGAGVKFGGVLGTAVVKLFEMQVGRTGLNERQGAAAGFECVSVTVAGYDRPHYMKAARKVLLKLTADAVSRQLLGMQAWGEGDVVKRVDVAAMALSLGATVDNLFDADLAYSPPFNSPIDMLAVAANKLTAKLGRC, from the coding sequence ATGCAGCGAATCGTAGTGATAGGCGGTGTGGCCGCCGGACTGAAAGCCGCCGCCAAGGTGCGCCGGCTGGATGCTGAAGCTCAAATTACCGTATTGGAGCGAGGCGAGCTTGTTTCCTATGGAGCGTGCGGGTTGCCGTATTTTATCGGCGGCGAGGTGGAACAGGTTCGCCAACTGATGAGTTCGCCTTCAGGGACGCTGCGTACACCGGAGTTTTTCAAAAAGGCTAAAAACCTGGATGTTTTGACGCGGATGGAAGCTGTGGCGATCGAACGTGAGGCAAAGATCGTGCATGCTTTGAATTTGGAAACTGGGGCAAAGCAACAATTTGCTTACGATAAATTGGTCTTGGCTACAGGCGCCTCGCCGTTGAAGCCGGCCTGGCCTGGCGTAGAAAAAGAAAACATTTTTCATGTATGGCGTCCCCAAGATGCTGCTGCTATCAGGAGGGGGCTGGAAACGCAAAAATATGAAAAAGCGGTGGTAATTGGCGCAGGCCTAATTGGCCTGGAAATAGCGGAAGCTTTACGCATGTGGGATGTAGATGTGACGGTAGTGGAAATGAAAAATCAGCTTTTCCCGGCTCTTTTGGACGAAGACATGGCGCAGGAGCTGGAACTGTCTTTGGCGGCTAAAGGCCTGCAATTTTTGAAGGAAGAAGCAGTGGAAGCCTTTGGCGGCGATGCGCAGGTGCGTGAAGTAAAAACAGACAAACGGACTTTGACGGTGGATTTGGTGATTTTAGCATTGGGCGCAAGGCCCAATGTAGAGCTGGCTCGCCAAGCGGGGCTGGAGATTGGCACGAGCGGCGCTATTGCCGTGAATGAGTATCTGCAGACCTCGGACAAAGCTATTTTTGCGGGCGGAGACTGTGCGGAAAATACGCATAGGGTCAGCGGTGAGAAAGTATTTCTGCCTATGGGCTCAACGGCTAATAAGCATGGCCGTGTTATCGGTGAAAACCTTTGCGGCGCTGGCGTGAAATTTGGCGGGGTGCTGGGGACGGCGGTGGTCAAGCTTTTTGAAATGCAAGTGGGGCGAACCGGCTTGAATGAGCGTCAAGGTGCGGCAGCGGGCTTTGAATGCGTCAGTGTGACGGTTGCCGGCTATGATCGGCCGCATTATATGAAGGCAGCCCGCAAGGTACTGCTGAAGCTTACGGCGGATGCGGTATCACGGCAGCTGCTGGGGATGCAGGCCTGGGGAGAAGGGGATGTTGTGAAACGGGTAGATGTGGCGGCCATGGCTCTTAGCTTGGGAGCGACTGTTGACAATTTATTTGACGCCGACCTTGCTTATTCGCCGCCGTTCAACAGCCCTATCGACATGTTGGCTGTTGCTGCTAATAAACTGACGGCTAAACTAGGACGTTGCTAA